A genomic stretch from Antarcticibacterium flavum includes:
- a CDS encoding cellulose synthase family protein, with product MDTAIIIFYTLASVLILFYSISQLNLLYYYLRSKSKKEEPVVFNLSNPGETPYVTIQLPIYNEMYVVERLLRNIAGIDYPMDKLEVQVLDDSTDESIEKSRRLVKELQQEGLDIQHITRQQREGFKAGALKEGLKVAKGEFIAIFDSDFLPKKDWLQKTVPYFKDPEIGVVQTRWGHVNRDYSLLTKIQAFALDFHFIMEQTGRNFGKHFINFNGTAGIWRKACIEDAGNWSGDTLTEDLDLSYRAQMKKWKFKYLEDVETPAELPVVMSAARSQQFRWNKGAAENFQKNYKVLLRDRDQTTGTKIHGFFHLLNSSFFIVLLLLAVLSVPVLYIKNMNPQYSWFFNFIALFTVSALIFLICYWVTWSKLHGKSFRSYLNFTGMFFAFFSVAMGLSLHNSLAVLQGHFGKRSEFVRTPKFNIGKVKDSWKGNIYLNKSLSATIILEFLLWLYFGFAIYSAFKLEDYGLFVFHLMLFAGFGFVVLKSLTNKT from the coding sequence TAAAAAGGAGGAACCTGTTGTTTTCAATCTCTCAAATCCCGGAGAAACTCCGTATGTAACCATACAGCTCCCCATTTATAATGAGATGTACGTGGTGGAACGCCTTCTTCGAAATATTGCCGGCATAGATTATCCAATGGACAAGCTGGAGGTACAGGTACTGGATGACTCTACAGATGAATCTATTGAAAAATCCAGGCGCCTCGTGAAAGAGCTTCAGCAAGAGGGATTGGATATACAGCACATAACCCGGCAGCAACGGGAAGGCTTTAAAGCCGGGGCACTAAAGGAAGGGCTTAAGGTAGCCAAAGGTGAATTCATTGCCATATTTGATTCAGATTTTTTACCAAAGAAGGATTGGTTGCAAAAGACGGTTCCCTATTTTAAAGATCCCGAGATTGGGGTTGTACAGACTAGATGGGGACACGTTAACAGGGATTACTCCCTGCTCACGAAGATACAGGCCTTTGCCCTGGATTTCCATTTTATAATGGAACAAACCGGCAGGAATTTTGGAAAGCACTTTATAAATTTTAATGGTACGGCAGGAATCTGGAGGAAGGCATGCATTGAAGATGCCGGTAACTGGAGCGGTGATACTTTAACCGAAGATTTGGACCTTAGCTACCGGGCCCAGATGAAGAAGTGGAAATTCAAATACCTGGAGGATGTGGAAACCCCGGCAGAACTGCCGGTAGTGATGAGCGCTGCCCGTTCCCAGCAATTCAGATGGAATAAAGGTGCGGCAGAGAATTTTCAGAAAAACTATAAGGTCTTGTTACGCGACAGGGATCAAACCACCGGCACAAAGATCCACGGATTTTTCCACTTATTGAATTCCAGCTTTTTTATCGTGCTTTTATTGCTGGCAGTGCTTAGTGTTCCTGTTTTGTATATTAAAAATATGAATCCGCAGTACTCCTGGTTTTTCAACTTTATCGCTTTATTTACCGTTAGCGCATTGATATTTCTTATTTGCTATTGGGTCACCTGGTCAAAGCTCCATGGAAAAAGCTTTAGAAGCTATCTCAATTTTACCGGGATGTTCTTTGCTTTTTTCTCTGTGGCAATGGGCCTGTCACTGCATAATTCCCTTGCGGTACTTCAAGGACACTTTGGCAAAAGGAGCGAATTTGTTCGCACACCCAAGTTCAATATAGGTAAGGTCAAAGATTCCTGGAAAGGAAATATTTATCTGAACAAATCCCTCTCGGCAACTATCATACTGGAATTCCTGCTTTGGCTATATTTTGGTTTTGCGATCTATAGTGCTTTTAAATTGGAAGATTATGGATTGTTTGTGTTTCATTTAATGCTTTTTGCCGGCTTTGGATTTGTAGTACTTAAATCCCTGACGAATAAAACCTAA
- a CDS encoding metal-dependent hydrolase — MDSLTQIVLGAAVGEAVLGKKVGNKAMLYGAIAGTIPDLDTFASLLTDTVTATEIHRGFTHSIAFSVLFAPVFGWLISKIERKAKATWREWSWLMFWGLFTHPILDSFTTWGTQLFWPLETRLAFKNIFVIDPLYTVPFLIFLILAMRKDKTSAKRRKYNRLGLIVSSSYLLLTLGLKGMANLQFKDALEEQEISYLDYQTKPSPFNSILWTANVETEDSFLIGDYSFFDTQPIQFKQFAKNHHLLGDLRDEDKVKRLIKIAEGWYIISKKNEEVFFHDLRFGVLDVNADDPNFVFTYKLIPREDGLVVEEVDRDTEEAKKLISVLGDRILGN, encoded by the coding sequence ATGGATTCATTAACACAAATTGTTCTGGGTGCCGCAGTAGGAGAAGCTGTTCTTGGCAAAAAAGTTGGAAATAAGGCGATGCTCTATGGTGCCATTGCAGGTACCATTCCAGATCTTGACACCTTTGCGAGCCTCCTTACAGATACGGTAACAGCTACAGAGATCCACCGGGGATTCACACACTCCATCGCTTTTTCTGTCTTGTTTGCACCTGTTTTTGGCTGGCTCATTTCTAAAATCGAAAGAAAAGCCAAAGCAACCTGGCGGGAATGGTCCTGGCTTATGTTCTGGGGCCTTTTCACACATCCCATTCTTGATTCATTCACCACCTGGGGCACCCAGCTTTTCTGGCCTCTGGAAACAAGGCTGGCGTTTAAGAACATCTTTGTAATTGACCCCCTTTATACAGTTCCCTTCCTCATTTTCCTGATCCTGGCCATGCGTAAGGATAAGACCTCTGCCAAAAGAAGGAAATACAACAGGCTGGGGCTCATTGTGAGTAGTAGTTACCTGCTCCTCACCCTGGGTTTAAAAGGAATGGCTAACCTTCAATTCAAAGATGCCCTGGAAGAGCAGGAGATCTCCTATTTGGATTATCAAACAAAGCCCAGCCCATTCAATTCTATCCTTTGGACAGCCAATGTTGAGACTGAAGATTCTTTTTTAATTGGGGATTATTCTTTTTTCGATACCCAGCCCATACAATTCAAACAATTTGCAAAAAATCATCATTTACTGGGCGACTTACGGGATGAAGACAAGGTAAAGCGGCTTATAAAAATTGCTGAAGGCTGGTATATTATATCCAAAAAAAATGAAGAGGTTTTCTTCCACGACCTGCGTTTTGGAGTTCTGGATGTCAATGCAGATGATCCAAATTTCGTTTTTACCTATAAGTTAATTCCCCGGGAAGATGGTCTTGTAGTTGAAGAAGTAGACAGGGATACAGAAGAGGCTAAAAAGTTGATTTCTGTATTGGGAGATAGAATATTGGGGAATTAG